The Lysobacter gummosus sequence TGGACATCGATCCAGCCGCCGCCGGAATCGCCGAAGCCGGCGCAGGCGTTGCTCTGGGTCAGGCCGAACACGACGCCGCGCGTACTGTTGACGGTGACGTTCTGCGCGGTGATTAGCCCGCACTGGTAGCCGGTCTTCCAACCCGAGCGGCACACCACCGCGGAATAGCCCGCCTCGACGCTGCCGCGCACGGCGAAAAAGCCGCCGGCGTAATTGGTGATCAGCGGAAACAACTCGTGATTGGCGTTCAAGGCGACCCAGGCACGGTCGGTCCCGGGAAATTCCGACGCGGCGAAGTAGCCGGCCGGCGCGCCGTCGAGACCGATCGTCTCGCCCGCCGTCCCGCAATGGCCGGCGGTGACGAAGCCCTTGGTCGCGCCTTGCATGACCGCGAATCCGACCGAACACGAGAGCGCGCCGTTCTTCTCGTAAGAACGGCCGGCGTACACCGACGAGGTCGGCTGCGGCACGCCCGGCGTTTGCTGGAAGCGCAACAGGCCGCTGTCGGCGCCGCTGACCGCGGCCAAATCGATCGCGCGCTCCATGGCATCGGGCGCGACGCTGACCAGTACCGAATTGCTGCCCGGATCGACGTA is a genomic window containing:
- a CDS encoding S1 family peptidase, translating into MQSTGFSSRRSGAHVCALSLLCMVAFDAAAATDLQVSPTLHQAAQHDLGLSSAQVDQLLQVQRDAPAQEALARRRLGAHFGGAWVERASDGRYRFVVGSSDPRGPLKLDGVQLRQVRYSLSELEAAKARLDRSVRARVSGISRPIDGVHSWYVDPGSNSVLVSVAPDAMERAIDLAAVSGADSGLLRFQQTPGVPQPTSSVYAGRSYEKNGALSCSVGFAVMQGATKGFVTAGHCGTAGETIGLDGAPAGYFAASEFPGTDRAWVALNANHELFPLITNYAGGFFAVRGSVEAGYSAVVCRSGWKTGYQCGLITAQNVTVNSTRGVVFGLTQSNACAGFGDSGGGWIDVHEQAQGVLSLASIAPGAQNNCGTGIFQVSWFQPVNPILQQYGLTLVTP